A single window of Zea mays cultivar B73 chromosome 10, Zm-B73-REFERENCE-NAM-5.0, whole genome shotgun sequence DNA harbors:
- the LOC118473511 gene encoding uncharacterized protein: protein MMTTQGGLQPTSNEANLCTNDNGNQLSTRIVDEIMAGKNVFFDLPDKLTGEIWTLKFHCIGAQPGKEIVTVNIDKAYVAFYNVVYIKSKLGYSGRDFLFYKKRCGIDRSRLLALDYIHQEEAMLSDNMDERKISFVLTKDPPSDLEVSITPIKRPRQRTNVDEETIEVSIDAYKEWLAILQHDNPETDLMDDFREDTIKTYKEWLRHQGDLPDILLYERQSNDDLILSDEEIHGSSKPTANWPSHARRHRKRDRDNDGVFKKEGCGTLKGIAAATKRIKNGDHKLKIEFSSKLGGPRRWEFPSNEDAHEKIWSIAKERYKGWRSTLSSTYKAYNSYAERMKNKPEDVDIVEWHYMMLYFGSEKFQEKAAEKIVEKIYQTERYHLTREEENAIFQTTFKETTGCKSNRESTTPIDPSSVVPTKPPKLIPADPPAPAPSSANNVRTPDTNNKKDNMPANYISSYTLRNAVTRRVQARGNKRSECVWNANVLAL from the exons ATGATGACGACTCAAGGAGGTTTGCAGCCGACAAGCAATGAAGCTAATCTGTGCACCAACGACAATGGTAACCAACTTAGTACACGGATTGTGGACGAGATTATGGCTGGGAAGAACGTCTTCTTTGATCTTCCTGACAA gttgactgGTGAGATATGGACCTTGAAATTCCATTGCATTGGAGCACAACCTGGAAAAGAAATTGTCACAGTAAATATTGATAAAGCTTATGTTGCCTTTTACAACGTGGTGTACATAAAATCGAAACTTGGATATTCTGGTAGGGACTTCTTGTTTTacaagaaacgatgtggcattgaTCGATCCAGGCTATTGGCACTTGATTACATCCACCAAGAAGAGGCCATGCTGTCTGATAACATGGATGAGAGAAAAATAAGTTTTGTGCTCACAAAAGATCCACCCAGTGATCTAGAGGTAAGCATAACTCCCATCAAGCGTCCAAGGCAGCGAACAAATGTTGATGAAGAAACTATAGAAGTGTCGATTGATGCATATAAGGAGTGGCTTGCAATACTACAACATGACAATCCAGAAACGG ATTTAATGGATGACTTCAGGGAGGATACGATCAAAACATATAAAGAATGGTTAAGGCATCAAGGCGATCTTCCAGATATCT TATTGTATGAACGACAAAGCAATGATGACCTAATATTATCAGATGAAGAAATTCATGGCAGCAGCAAACCTACTGCTAATTGGCCATCTCATGCTAGACGTCATAGGAAAAGAGATCGTG ATAACGATGGAGTCTTCAAAAAGGAGGGGTGTGGTACCCTTAAGGGTATAGCAGCAGCCACCAAGCGAATCAAGAACGGTGATCACAAACTTAAGATTGAATTTTCATCTAAGCTTGGAGGTCCC CGAAGGTGGGAGTTTCCAAGCAATGAGGACGCGCATGAAAAGATCTGGTCTATTGCCAAGGAGAGATACAAAGGATGGCGATCAACGTTAAGCTCAACATACAAAGCATACAATAGTTATGCTGAAAGGATGAAAAACAAGCCTGAAGATGTAGACATCGTCGAGTGGCATTACATGATGTTGTATTTTGGATCTGAGAAATTCCAG GAGAAGGCAGCTGAGAAAATTGTTGAGAAAATATATCAAACAGAAAGATATCATCTAACAAGAGAAGAGGAAAATGCTATTTTCCAAACAACATTCAAGGAAACAACAGGATGTAAG AGCAACCGTGAAAGCACCACTCCAATCGATCCTTCTTCCGTTGTCCCTACTAAACCTCCTAAACTCATCCCAGCTGATCCTCCTGCACCTGCACCAAGTAGTGCAAACAACGTTCGTACACCAGACACAAACAATAAGAAAGACAATATGCCAGCAAACTATATTAGCTCTTACACTCTAAGGAATGCTGTGACAAGACGTGTGCAGGCAAGGGGCAACAAAAGAAGCGAATGTGTATGGAATGCAAATGTTCTTGCATTATGA